Proteins from a single region of Manis javanica isolate MJ-LG chromosome 5, MJ_LKY, whole genome shotgun sequence:
- the WFDC13 gene encoding WAP four-disulfide core domain protein 13 encodes MKPVLLLQLLLLTRLAPQLVPGSPKQRSTKYILEPPPCRSDPENCTQFCTLQKDCQKGLQCCSAFCGTVCTSNKDVNHKR; translated from the exons ATGAAGCCTGTGCTGCTGCTTCAGCTCCTGCTGTTGACTCGTCTAGCCCCGCAGCTGGTGCCTGGAAGTCCCAAGCAACGTTCTACGA AGTACATCTTGGAACCTCCACCCTGCCGATCAGACCCTGAAAACTGTACTCAATTCTGCACATTGCAGAAAGATTGCCAGAAAGGACTGCAGTGCTGTTCTGCCTTCTGCGGGACAGTCTGTACATCCAATAAAGATGTGAACCACAAAAGGTAA
- the LOC118970339 gene encoding WAP four-disulfide core domain protein 10A, protein MPARALLPILFLCVLLRQAEGAFRGQRRTQRTQLPTEIKVCEKSTNIYMCRRRCEYHQECQANNICCSTFCGNVCMSLL, encoded by the exons ATGCCAGCGCGGGCCCTGCTGCCCATCCTGTTCCTCTGTGTGCTGCTGCGACAGGCCGAGGGAGCGTTCCGTGGCCAGAGGCGGACACAGA GAACACAGCTACCCACAGAAATCAAGGTGTGTGAGAAGTCCACCAACATATACATGTGCAGACGCAGGTGTGAGTATCACCAAGAGTGTCAAGCAAACAACATCTGCTGTTCCACCTTCTGCGGGAACGTTTGCATGAGCCTCCTGTGA